In Mytilus edulis chromosome 3, xbMytEdul2.2, whole genome shotgun sequence, the genomic window CAAAGAAAGCTATAAAAGACAGTACAACACTTCAACCTTTTGTAACACCAGTACTGTACATAGCAAAGAAAGCCATAAAAGACAGTACAACACTTCAACCTTTTGTAACACCAGTACTGTACATAGCAAAGAAAGCTATAAAAGACAGTACAACACTTCAACCTTTGGTAACACCAGTACTGTACATAGCAAAGAAAACTATAAAAGACAGTACAACACTTCAACCTTGTGTAACACCAGTACTATACATAACAAAGAAAGCTATAAAAGACAGTACAACACTTCAACCTTGTGTAACACCAGTACTGTACATAGCAAAGAAAGCCATAAAAGACAGTACACCACTTCAACCTTGTGCACACCAGTACTGTACATAGCAAAGAAAGCTATAAAAGACAGTACAACACTTCAACCTTGTGTAACACCAGTACTGTACATAGCAAAGAAATCTATAAAAGACAGTACACCACTTCAACCTTGTGCACACCAGTACTGTACATAGCAAAGAAAGCTATAAAAGACAGTACAACACTTCAACTTTGTGTAACACCAGTACTGTACATAGCAATGAAAGCTATAAAAGACAGTACAACACTTCAACCTTGTGTAACACCAGTACTGTACATAGCAAAGAAAGCTATAAAAGACAGTACAACACTTCAACCTTGTGCAACACCAGTACTGTACATAGCAAAGAAAGCTATTAAAGACAGTACAACACTTCAACCTTGTGTAACACCAGTACTGTACATAGCAATGAAATCTATAGAAGACAGTACAACACTTCAACCTTGTGTAACACCAGTACTGTACATAGCAAAGAAAGCTATAAAAGACAGTACAACACTTCAACCTTGTGCAACACCAGTACTGTACATAGCAAAGAAAGCTATAAAAGACAGTAAAACACTTCAACCTTGTGTAACACCAGTACTGTACACAGCAAAGAAAGCTATAAAAGACAGTACAACACTTCAACCTTGTGTAACACCAGTACTGTACATAGCAAAGAAAGCTATAAAGACAGTACAACACTTCAACCTTGTGCAACACCAGTACTGTACATAGCAATGAAATCTATAAAAGACAGTACAACACTTCAACCTTGTGTAACACCAGTACTGTACATAGCAAAGAAAGCTATAAAAGACAGTACAACACTTCAACATTGTGTAACACCAGTACTGTACATAGcatagaaagctataaaagacAGTACAACACTTCAACCTTGTGTAACACCAGTACTGTACATAGCAAAGAAAGCTATAAAAGACAGTACAACACTTCAACCTTGTGCAACACCAGTACTGTACATAGCAAAGAAAGCTATAAAAGACAGTACAACACTTCAACCTTGTGTAACACCAGTACTGTACATAGCAATGAAATCTATAAAAGACAGTACAACACTTCAACCTTGTGTAACACCAGTACTGTACATAGCAAAGAAAGCTATAAAAGACAGTACAACACTTCAACATTGTGTAACACCAATACTGTACATATtatagaaagctataaaagacAGTACAACACTTCAACCTTGTGCAACACCAGTACTGTATATAGCAAAGAAAGCTATAGAAGACAGTACAACACTTCAACATTGTGTAACACCAGTACTGTACATAGCAAAGAAAGCTATAAAAGACAGTACAACACTTCAACCTTGTGTAACACCAGTACTGTACATAACAATGAAAGCTATAAAAGAATGTACAACACTTCAACATTGTGCAACACCAGTACTGTACATAGCAAAGAAAGCTATAAAAGACAGTACAACACTTCAACCTTGTGTAACACCAGTACTGTACATAGCAAAGAAAGCTATAAAAGACAGTACAACACTTCAACCTTTTGTAACACCAGTACTGTACATAGCAAAGAAAGCTATAAAAGACAGTACAACACTTCAACCTTGTGCACACCAGTACTGTACATAACAAAGAAAGCTATAAAAAACAGTACAACACTTCAACCTTGTGTAACACCAGTACTGTACAACACTTCAACCTTGTGTAACACCAGTACTGTACATAGCAaagaaagctataaaagaccaGTGTGAAactattcaaaagagaaaaacaacagcTAGGTTTATAcaacaatgaatgaaaaacaaatatggcagacAGCCACCAACCACTTTTCTTAAAATGCAGAAAAGAGCTGCAATGATTATACTTGATGCACCAATACTAACACCTAGTATAAATTTATCTAAAGAGCTAAAATGGTTGAATTTCAAATCTAGAATTTCATATCATAAACTTATCTTGTTCATAAAATTCTAACCGATAAAGCACCTGTTTACTTAAAGGAACTATGTTGTCCAATTGTTAACCTACATAGTAGAAATCTAAGGTCATCTGCAAATAATAATTTAGCTGTTGTACGACCGAACACAAATTCAAAGAAGAAATCTTTTGCATATAGCTCATCTATACTTTGGAATAAACtaccaaatgaaattaaatgttgtGAAAACCtggacacttttaaacaaaaatgtgttgattttttgactgatttgtattttatgtatatatatataaaaggcaggacaggagcttttgagtaaaaaaaagtcgggataaactattaaaaaaaaaaaggcaggacagatttaatttatttttaaagtaaaaaaaaaatgcaggacatctttttttatatcttagcCCCACCCCACCCCACCATTAAAACCAAATGGTAGCTACCTAAGATGGTTCATAACACTCCAGGAAGATAACTCTGTCGAATCAGCTGAATGTGTTATTCAAATTCTATTGAGAAGGAAATATTAATcaagccagtggcggatccagagggggggttccgggggtccgcacccccccctttattttggccgatcaatgcatttgaatcgggacatatgtttgcacccccccctgcaccccccctttgccctgggctagcacccccccctttcgaaaattcctgcatccgccactgcaagcttctcaatgatcaaaattagtgttcctcaaactgctatatatccaatgatatttttctgatagtttcttgaaattttcctatttttgtcaaagggtcaatgTAAACATTTTGTCATGGTGATGAgtaaaaatattcttatattttgtTAGTGAGTCCCTCGCAAGGTTTACGTGTCTGTCAGACTGTCTGACGGACACAGTTCATCGGACCTCAACCTCATATCATGAATTGGTGGTCAAGTTTTAGTTTACTTACATGATTATGTCCCTTTAGCAGTTGGCCAACTACATGAGGTGTGTGTTATGATCATAATATGCAtatacatgtcagtctggcaggtatCACCTTACCTCAACCTCTGTTTTCGTCGGTCAATgctaagtttttgtgttttagtctatTTTTTAATACTCAGTTTAAGCAATAAATcacctatatttggtgtattgaatggtTGTACATTGTCCGTCTGGAAGGTATGATctgtccttgaactcattttcaaggTCATCGGTAAATGTTTTAAAGTTctattgttttgtctttttctaaAGATAATATAAGCAAAAGATGAATCATTTTTAGTGTATGAAAAGATAGTCAGGTGTGCTGCAGCATGTCTGTCTGTTTGaattaatctgaccttgacctcatttaccaGAGTTAATTTTTCTTTGTTAATCCTGTTTCTTATATACTATGACcgataggtcaactatattttgtgcaCAGTGgtagatgatagacatttcaatGAATGAACCCTCGTTTTACTTGGGTTTGCGTtgcttttgatttatatttttgtggGAAGATGCTTCATTTTCCCCAAGTATAACTTGTCCTCAATATGTtagacattttaatgaataaaccctcgttttacttgtgtttttgttgcTTATGATGTATATTTTTGTTGGAAGATGCTTCTATTTTTCAAGTATAACTTCAATATACTAGACATTTCAATGAATGAACCCTCGTTTAACTTGAGTCTGTGTtgcttttaattttatattttttgggaAGATGCTATATTTTTCCGATTATAACTTCAAGGACTGCATTTTATACCGTCTTAACGTGACAGAAGCTGCACATCGGAGGGATAAGTTTAATcctttgttaatatttttttagaaagtaAGTACCTACACGCATTATAAAAAACACAACTTTATGACAATCTTCAGGTTAA contains:
- the LOC139515554 gene encoding salivary glue protein Sgs-3-like, whose product is MKAIKDSTTLQPCVTPVLYIAKKAIKDSTTLQPCATPVLYIAKKAIKDSTTLQPCVTPVLYIAMKSIEDSTTLQPCVTPVLYIAKKAIKDSTTLQPCATPVLYIAKKAIKDSKTLQPCVTPVLYTAKKAIKDSTTLQPCVTPVLYIAKKAIKTKAIKDSTTLQPCATPVLYIAKKAIEDSTTLQHCVTPVLYIAKKAIKDSTTLQPCVTPVLYITMKAIKECTTLQHCATPVLYIAKKAIKDSTTLQPCVTPVLYIAKKAIKDSTTLQPFVTPVLYIAKKAIKDSTTLQPCAHQYCT
- the LOC139515553 gene encoding salivary glue protein Sgs-3-like; translated protein: MINSTKTKKAIKDSTTLQPFVTPVLYIAKKTIKDSTTLQPCATPVLYIAKKAIKDSTTLQPCVTPVLYITKKAIKDSTTLQPFVTPVLYIAKKAIKDSTTLQPFVTPVLYIAKKAIKDSTTLQPLVTPVLYIAKKTIKDSTTLQPCVTPVLYITKKAIKDSTTLQPCVTPVLYIAKKAIKDSTPLQPCAHQYCT